Proteins from a single region of Microcoleus sp. FACHB-672:
- the drmC gene encoding DISARM system phospholipase D-like protein DrmC: MSSFLRLNRPALVSLAAGLETGRLHAPFYESSLARYVPGNLCREILQEFNRLQAMGATADHLAYTLRLLAAERESSQDVRDRIDLVWTGQEVAGSESRDTRVVVRELFSTAKTSVLISSFAIDKGKKARELFGILAERMDANLELQVRMFLNVHRPYKSEAPDSTLLREFADTFRKEIWPGQRLPEVFHDPRSLAMGTGEKASLHAKCVVVDDECLLVTSANFTQAAHARNIEAGVLLADSVAARAMRSQFETLVTQNILHRVPGIR, translated from the coding sequence ATGTCTTCGTTCCTCCGCCTCAACCGTCCTGCCCTTGTGAGCCTTGCTGCCGGTCTGGAGACGGGCCGGCTTCACGCGCCGTTTTACGAATCCAGTCTGGCCCGCTACGTGCCAGGAAACTTATGTCGAGAGATTCTTCAGGAATTCAATCGACTCCAAGCAATGGGAGCAACCGCTGACCACCTCGCTTACACTTTGCGTTTGTTAGCCGCCGAGCGGGAATCGTCCCAGGACGTGCGGGATCGCATCGACCTGGTTTGGACAGGTCAGGAAGTTGCCGGTTCTGAAAGTCGCGATACCCGCGTTGTCGTCCGCGAGCTGTTCAGCACTGCCAAAACGAGCGTCCTCATTTCCAGCTTTGCAATTGACAAGGGAAAGAAAGCGCGAGAATTGTTTGGGATACTAGCAGAGCGGATGGATGCCAATCTAGAACTTCAAGTCAGGATGTTTCTGAACGTACATCGCCCCTACAAGAGCGAAGCTCCAGATTCTACACTGCTAAGGGAATTTGCTGACACCTTCCGAAAGGAAATCTGGCCTGGACAACGGTTGCCAGAGGTCTTTCACGATCCACGCTCCCTTGCAATGGGTACGGGAGAAAAAGCTAGCCTGCACGCCAAGTGCGTTGTAGTGGATGATGAATGCTTGCTTGTGACATCGGCTAATTTTACCCAAGCTGCTCATGCGCGTAACATTGAAGCGGGTGTACTGCTAGCGGACTCCGTGGCAGCCAGAGCGATGAGATCACAATTTGAAACCTTAGTCACTCAAAATATTTTGCACCGCGTGCCTGGAATTAGGTAG
- the drmB gene encoding DUF1998 domain-containing protein yields the protein MKSKAKQHPCGEIRQSQILSTFGPGSMVDLPDYSVLIGGLNHWKGDRKRIYEDRLAGRVSEILEVNSIALYAPPVDTPDPAAPRTGITAFTFPAWFVAQGEETWTAPTGKEYRTRALLPWGRLVKGKYLDCNKKKKPVVPVRFVQACLNGHISDIDWYLFVNPKCQSNCPAQLWLDEGGSGNDFADIFVRCEQCKERRPLSDATLPGRKALGSCKGERPWLGPNPNAANSCVSTTTGKPEANRLLVRSASNAYFAQTLSVISLPDSDEALRQAVNLVYEDFLQYAEDLRDAQKERKKQKVFNALEGFSDQAVWGEIQRRQGGQSDIPKSIKQVEIETLLSSLEEVGEDAPEGDFYARARKLNNLAARWQSHIERIVLVHRLREVIAQVGFTRFEAAMPDIDGELSLEVRRAALDIEPTWVPAVENKGEGVFIAFKKQAIEDWRKQDFVQNRGRELFSGFDQWCKQRGIPDDKAKFPGLPYIMLHSLSHLLITAVSLECGYAASSIRERIYAGESGYGILLYTGTSGSEGTLGGLVQVGKRIEDHLANALELGRLCSNDPVCAQHKPDNLQEERFLHGSACHGCLLIAETSCERRNEFLDRALVVNTVEGLGAAFFPDEML from the coding sequence ATGAAATCAAAGGCAAAGCAACATCCCTGTGGAGAAATTCGGCAGAGTCAAATTTTATCCACCTTCGGTCCAGGATCAATGGTGGATTTACCCGATTATTCTGTTTTAATTGGAGGACTGAACCACTGGAAAGGCGATCGCAAACGAATTTATGAAGACCGTCTAGCTGGAAGGGTTAGCGAGATTTTGGAGGTCAATAGTATTGCCCTGTACGCTCCCCCTGTAGACACACCAGACCCTGCTGCGCCGCGTACAGGGATAACGGCATTTACCTTCCCAGCTTGGTTTGTAGCGCAGGGCGAAGAGACTTGGACAGCACCCACCGGCAAAGAATATCGGACGCGCGCTCTACTGCCGTGGGGTCGCTTAGTGAAAGGGAAATATCTCGACTGCAATAAAAAGAAAAAACCCGTTGTTCCCGTGCGCTTTGTTCAAGCCTGTCTTAACGGGCACATCAGCGACATTGATTGGTATCTCTTCGTCAACCCCAAGTGCCAAAGCAACTGCCCGGCTCAGCTTTGGTTGGACGAGGGAGGCTCCGGAAATGACTTTGCCGACATCTTTGTTCGGTGCGAACAATGTAAAGAGCGCCGTCCACTCTCCGATGCCACCTTGCCTGGAAGAAAGGCATTAGGTTCTTGCAAGGGAGAACGCCCGTGGCTCGGTCCCAATCCCAATGCGGCTAACTCCTGTGTTTCGACAACTACAGGCAAGCCAGAAGCCAATCGCTTGCTGGTACGCTCAGCTAGCAATGCCTACTTTGCACAAACCCTGAGCGTTATTTCTCTCCCAGACTCCGATGAAGCCTTACGGCAGGCTGTTAACTTGGTCTATGAAGACTTCCTTCAGTATGCCGAAGACCTCAGAGATGCCCAGAAAGAACGCAAGAAGCAGAAAGTCTTTAATGCCCTAGAAGGATTCAGCGACCAAGCGGTGTGGGGAGAAATCCAACGCCGCCAAGGTGGGCAGTCTGACATACCCAAGAGCATCAAGCAGGTAGAGATTGAAACTTTACTATCCAGCCTTGAGGAGGTAGGAGAAGATGCCCCTGAAGGTGATTTCTATGCCCGTGCCCGTAAATTGAATAACTTGGCTGCCAGATGGCAGTCCCATATAGAACGCATTGTCCTCGTTCATCGCCTCCGGGAAGTCATCGCCCAAGTCGGGTTTACTCGCTTTGAAGCCGCGATGCCTGATATTGATGGTGAACTTTCTCTGGAAGTACGCAGGGCAGCTCTAGATATCGAACCGACTTGGGTTCCTGCTGTGGAGAATAAGGGTGAGGGCGTGTTTATCGCCTTTAAAAAGCAAGCCATTGAAGACTGGCGCAAACAGGACTTTGTCCAGAATCGTGGACGGGAACTGTTTAGCGGCTTCGATCAATGGTGCAAGCAACGGGGGATTCCAGACGACAAAGCGAAATTTCCTGGCTTGCCCTACATCATGCTGCACTCCCTATCCCACCTGCTAATTACAGCGGTGTCCCTCGAATGCGGTTACGCCGCCAGCTCGATCCGGGAACGTATTTATGCGGGGGAATCGGGTTACGGCATCCTGTTATACACGGGAACGTCAGGCTCAGAAGGAACGTTGGGGGGACTGGTACAAGTAGGCAAGCGAATTGAAGACCATCTGGCTAACGCCTTGGAACTGGGTAGGCTATGTTCTAACGATCCCGTCTGCGCTCAACACAAGCCCGATAATCTTCAAGAAGAGCGGTTTCTTCACGGGTCGGCTTGTCATGGCTGCCTGTTGATTGCTGAAACATCCTGTGAGCGACGCAATGAGTTCCTTGACCGGGCGTTGGTGGTTAATACGGTTGAAGGGCTAGGTGCAGCCTTCTTCCCCGATGAGATGTTGTGA
- the drmA gene encoding DISARM system helicase DrmA: MPTTPAEVRKHLIDALQLDLVGPTPDDTAHAEEILPQAPSKWYLCGFLVPYEASPDKRSDDTGNEELDQHSNTSAGDDETNPETASARKAFFPSSMGLSFLVPQETAQIDVTVQWGDYVPIAKDDEAEKAETSLQTLLSSSWQRRPKQVPVSISLPAENQSPKPLHKSAPRHINIPNSDGLQLVISIRPILCPTLVPVGTRSVSVFLVNNRHCAPDNERDRAYIFQTTLTIRTAESLVPRPDLRGQSGEDWDESVADLQHRDDYEYAVGHNVSAIAIPNANGSCREISTAWMPSADVEKVVPTQVDQVELSMEALAGASTADAVRSMVSPMITAYTQWIADQGAKAPKQPEHRVDVANDLLDRAGIAKKRIAGGLQCLDDPEVLEAFRIANRAIATAIRQRSVHGTDQNPSELKPPEWRPFQLAFLLMNLAGLANPEHSDRELVDLLFFPTGGGKTEAYLGLAAFTLILRRLRNPGLNGAGVSVIMRYTLRLLTLDQLGRAATLICALELERQQDVEKLGTWPFEIGLWVGQTATPNVMGQKGDNNQYSARARTIAYQNNNRNKPSPIPLENCPWCGGEFTTTSFQLLPNADKPNNLKVICSNRKKRQDGTPQCVFRGNQSLPIVAVDEPIYRRLPCFIIATVDKFANLPWVGETGALFGHVNRYDPEGFYGSATPSRGRLLDKPLPPPDLIIQDELHLISGPLGTMVGLYETAIDALCSREGETTTIRPKIIASTATVRRATKQIQALFGRNQVDVFPPPGPDRRDSFFAKTVPITEKYGRTYVGIAAQGRSLKVVLLRTYLALLGAAQKDWEAADGAKNPDNPADPYMTLLGYFNSLRELGGSRRIVEDEVKSRVERYSLRHRENESSGSFCDRQIANEPSELTSRESTNKVAETKRRLALSFHKKERVDVALATNMISVGLDITCLGLMVVLGQPKTAAEYIQATSRVGRDENRPGLVVTLLNVHRPRDRSHYERFQAWHTTFYRAVEATSVTPFSPRAVDRGLAAVTVALARLGNPDMTAPLKAVDIVQQRRNLDFVIDIIAQRAEMHDKELNAEEAEELRQKLRGRVVDLLDIWEHIAAKKGSLQYQQEVGQAPPLLRDPLDPELDRKPLAERKFKAQRSLRDVEPTVNLWVRNPDGFELEEEDS, from the coding sequence ATGCCAACCACCCCGGCTGAAGTTCGCAAACATCTCATTGATGCCCTACAACTCGACCTCGTCGGACCCACTCCCGACGATACCGCTCACGCTGAAGAAATTCTACCTCAAGCCCCCTCCAAGTGGTATCTGTGCGGTTTTCTCGTTCCTTATGAAGCCTCACCCGATAAACGTTCAGACGACACCGGCAACGAAGAACTAGACCAACACAGCAACACCAGTGCCGGCGACGACGAAACCAATCCAGAAACCGCCTCCGCCCGCAAAGCCTTTTTCCCTTCTTCGATGGGCCTAAGCTTCCTCGTTCCCCAGGAAACCGCCCAGATAGATGTCACCGTGCAGTGGGGCGATTACGTTCCTATTGCTAAAGACGACGAAGCAGAAAAAGCTGAAACCAGCTTGCAAACTTTGCTCTCTAGTTCCTGGCAAAGAAGACCTAAACAAGTCCCAGTTAGCATTTCCCTGCCGGCAGAGAACCAATCTCCTAAACCTCTCCATAAAAGCGCACCAAGGCACATAAACATCCCCAATAGCGATGGCTTACAACTGGTTATCTCTATCCGTCCTATCCTCTGTCCTACCCTAGTGCCGGTGGGAACCCGTTCCGTCTCTGTGTTCCTAGTCAACAATCGCCATTGTGCGCCTGACAACGAACGGGACAGGGCTTATATTTTTCAAACAACACTGACCATCCGTACTGCGGAATCTCTCGTTCCCCGCCCCGACTTGCGCGGACAAAGTGGTGAGGATTGGGATGAGAGCGTTGCTGATCTGCAACACCGCGATGATTACGAATATGCTGTGGGTCATAACGTCTCCGCGATTGCCATTCCCAACGCGAATGGCAGTTGTCGGGAAATCTCCACTGCCTGGATGCCCAGCGCCGATGTAGAAAAAGTCGTTCCCACTCAAGTAGACCAAGTGGAATTAAGCATGGAAGCACTAGCCGGTGCTTCTACCGCCGATGCAGTCCGCAGCATGGTCAGTCCAATGATTACAGCCTACACCCAATGGATTGCTGACCAGGGTGCGAAAGCTCCAAAACAGCCAGAACATCGAGTCGATGTTGCCAATGACCTTTTAGATCGGGCCGGCATTGCCAAGAAACGCATTGCCGGTGGACTTCAATGCTTAGATGACCCGGAGGTACTAGAGGCATTTCGCATCGCTAATCGGGCAATCGCCACTGCCATCCGCCAACGGTCTGTACATGGCACAGATCAAAACCCTAGTGAACTCAAGCCTCCAGAATGGCGACCTTTTCAGCTTGCCTTTCTGTTGATGAATCTAGCCGGTCTCGCCAATCCCGAACATAGCGACCGTGAATTAGTAGACTTGCTCTTTTTCCCCACCGGCGGGGGTAAAACCGAGGCATATCTGGGACTTGCCGCCTTTACCTTAATCCTGCGCCGGCTGCGGAATCCAGGCTTAAATGGGGCTGGAGTTAGCGTCATCATGCGCTACACGCTAAGACTGCTCACCCTAGACCAGCTCGGTCGAGCTGCCACCTTGATTTGCGCCTTAGAGTTAGAGCGACAGCAGGACGTGGAAAAACTAGGAACCTGGCCCTTTGAGATTGGACTGTGGGTTGGACAGACTGCCACGCCTAATGTCATGGGTCAAAAAGGAGACAACAACCAATACTCCGCCCGTGCCCGTACCATTGCCTATCAAAATAACAATCGCAACAAACCCTCACCCATTCCTCTAGAAAACTGCCCGTGGTGCGGTGGCGAGTTTACCACCACTTCGTTCCAATTGCTGCCCAATGCAGATAAACCCAACAATCTTAAAGTTATTTGTAGCAATCGGAAAAAGCGACAAGACGGCACACCCCAATGCGTGTTTAGAGGCAACCAATCCCTTCCGATTGTTGCAGTAGACGAGCCAATTTATCGGCGACTTCCCTGCTTCATCATCGCCACTGTCGATAAGTTCGCTAACCTGCCCTGGGTAGGGGAAACGGGGGCATTGTTTGGACACGTAAACCGCTATGACCCGGAAGGTTTCTATGGTTCTGCTACTCCCAGTCGCGGTCGCCTTCTTGATAAACCTCTGCCCCCGCCAGATTTGATTATTCAAGATGAGCTGCACCTCATTTCAGGGCCGCTGGGAACGATGGTGGGGCTTTACGAAACGGCAATCGATGCACTGTGCAGCCGAGAAGGTGAAACCACAACCATCCGACCCAAGATTATTGCTTCCACCGCCACTGTGCGCCGCGCCACTAAGCAAATTCAGGCGTTATTCGGGCGTAACCAGGTTGATGTGTTTCCCCCACCGGGACCAGACCGCCGCGATTCATTTTTTGCGAAGACAGTCCCGATTACCGAAAAGTACGGTCGCACCTATGTTGGGATTGCGGCTCAGGGGCGTAGCCTCAAAGTAGTGCTGCTGCGAACTTATCTAGCCCTCTTAGGGGCCGCTCAAAAAGACTGGGAAGCAGCCGATGGGGCAAAGAACCCCGATAACCCAGCAGACCCCTACATGACACTATTGGGCTACTTCAACTCCCTGCGCGAACTCGGTGGCAGTCGCCGGATTGTCGAAGACGAGGTCAAATCCCGCGTTGAACGGTACAGCCTGCGTCACCGAGAAAATGAAAGTTCGGGGTCATTTTGCGACCGTCAAATTGCGAATGAACCCTCAGAGCTAACTTCTCGCGAGAGTACCAACAAAGTGGCAGAGACCAAACGCCGGTTAGCGCTGTCCTTCCACAAAAAAGAACGGGTTGATGTTGCCTTAGCCACCAACATGATTTCAGTAGGTCTTGATATCACCTGTCTGGGATTGATGGTCGTGCTGGGTCAACCTAAAACAGCGGCGGAATATATTCAAGCCACCAGCCGTGTCGGACGAGATGAAAACCGACCGGGGTTGGTTGTGACATTGCTAAACGTGCATCGACCCCGCGACCGCTCCCACTACGAGCGTTTCCAAGCATGGCACACCACATTCTACCGGGCCGTGGAAGCCACCAGCGTCACTCCCTTCTCTCCGCGTGCCGTGGATCGGGGACTCGCAGCTGTCACCGTTGCCCTAGCTCGTCTGGGAAATCCTGACATGACAGCGCCTTTGAAGGCCGTCGATATTGTTCAACAGCGCCGGAATCTGGACTTTGTAATAGATATCATTGCCCAACGAGCCGAGATGCACGACAAGGAACTGAATGCTGAGGAAGCAGAGGAATTGCGTCAGAAGCTTAGAGGACGGGTTGTGGATTTACTCGATATCTGGGAACACATTGCTGCTAAAAAGGGCAGCCTTCAATACCAGCAGGAAGTAGGTCAAGCGCCTCCTTTATTACGTGACCCGCTCGATCCGGAACTCGACAGAAAGCCATTAGCAGAACGAAAGTTCAAAGCTCAGCGCAGCCTACGCGATGTTGAGCCAACCGTAAATTTGTGGGTGCGAAACCCTGATGGATTTGAGCTAGAGGAAGAAGACTCATGA